Proteins encoded in a region of the Micropterus dolomieu isolate WLL.071019.BEF.003 ecotype Adirondacks linkage group LG09, ASM2129224v1, whole genome shotgun sequence genome:
- the LOC123976572 gene encoding gastrula zinc finger protein XlCGF57.1-like isoform X1: MSKKVQTLRAFVNQRLCAAAEEIFGLFERTISEYEEELCRSKEENQRHRKLLDAVFQPEVRLHRAGVQQLVVSKEEVPPEQQQWSPRLDQEDPPETPHIKEEQEELRTSQEGEQLPGLEEADIIAFTFTPVPVKSEEDDEEKPQSSQLHQTEENRDAEHLKTETDREDCGGPEPAKNFNPDSPLQPDTHGQTSLPSEPETDNSCDWGETREPQPGLNPLQNNEAPVSDQECNTGETSVSSSECAARFGHKEHLQNHNGTQTGVKPFSCSVCGKKYLWKNSLKNHMRLHLEGKHFSCSVCKTSFSARSNLFTHMRIHTGEKPFSCSVCAKQFSRKEHLRRHSTVHKGEKPFSCSICAKRFAQKENLTRHLTVHTGEKPFSCSVCGKKFTQHGTLRRHMTVHTGEKPFSCSVCGKKFSLHGILRRHLTIHTGEKPFSCSVCGKRFARKPNLRQHSAIHGGEKTFSCS, from the exons GAGGAACTCTGTCGTTCCAAAGAGGAGAACCAGAGACACAGGAAACTACTGGACGCTGTTTTCCAGCCTGAAGTCCGgttacacagagcag GTGTCCAGCAGCTGGTGGTGAGTAAAGAAGAGGTTccccctgagcagcagcagtggagccccaggctggaccaggaggacccaccagagacgccacacattaaagaggaacaggaggaactcaggaccagtcaggagggagagcagcttccaggactggaggaggctgatatcaTCGCGTTCACATTCACTCCTGtccctgtgaagagtgaagaagatgatgaagagaaacctcagtcctcacagcttcatcaaacTGAAGAGAACAGAGATGCAGAGCATTTGAAAACAGAAACTGATagagaggactgtggaggaccagaaccagccaaGAACTTTAATCCAGATAGTCCTTTACAACCAGATACTCATGGCCAGACTTCACTCCCCTCTGAACCTGAGACTGATAACAGTTGTGATTGGGGGGAGACCAGGGAACCTCAGCCAGGTTTAAACCCTCTGCAAAATAATGAAGCACCTGTAAGTGATCAGGAATGTAACACTGGAGAAACATCAGTTAGCTCCTCTGAATGTGCTGCAAGATTTGGCCATAAGGAACATCTGCAGAACCACAATGGAACCCAAACAGGAGTGAAACCATTTagttgctcagtttgtggtaagaAATACCTCTGGAAGAACTCCTTAAAGAATCATATGAGACTTCATTTAGAGGGAAAACATTTCAGCTGCTCAGTCTGCAAAACAAGTTTTAGCGCCAGAAGCAATTTGTTCACACACATGCGAATCCATActggggagaaaccatttagttgtTCAGTTTGTGCTAAACAATTTTCACGAAAGGAACATTTGAGACGACACTCGACTGTCCACaaaggagagaaaccatttagttgtTCAATTTGTGCTAAAAGATTTGCGCAAAAGGAAAATCTAACACGACACTTGACCGttcacacaggggagaaaccatttagttgtTCCGTTTGTGGGAAAAAATTCACACAACATGGAACTCTGAGACGACACATGActgtccacacaggagagaaaccattcagttgttcagtttgtggtaaaaaatTCTCACTACATGGAATTCTGAGACGACACTTAACcatccacacaggggagaaaccgtttagttgttcagtttgtggtaaaagattcgCACGAAAGCCAAATCTGAGACAACACTCTGCCATCCACGGAGGGGAGAAAACATTTAGTTGTAGTTGA